One genomic segment of Leptotrichia sp. oral taxon 215 str. W9775 includes these proteins:
- a CDS encoding glycosyltransferase family A protein, whose amino-acid sequence MKFTVFTPTFNRKELLGKLYSSLQNQTYKDFEWLIIDDGSTDGTEDRVKEFINEKKLDIRYFHTENGGKQRAYNFGVEKAEGELFICLDSDDEYVETGLETILKYWEKYEKNDEIAGMGYLSIYPDGKVIGREFPKKEMVSTQFDIYNKHGVKGDKGLMFRTEILKKYPFPVFEGEKFTTEAVVYNRICQKYKMLYVNEKIEIKEYQEDGLTAKYNNLLLRNPKGQALYHNEINLQQLTFKQKILNNAVYYKFSKVAGYGFSKIYKECYNKMGLIISLPVGMYMYWKGKKDL is encoded by the coding sequence ATGAAATTTACTGTATTTACTCCTACTTTTAATAGAAAAGAACTGCTTGGAAAATTGTACAGTTCACTTCAAAATCAGACTTACAAGGATTTTGAATGGCTTATAATTGATGACGGTTCTACTGATGGGACAGAAGATAGGGTAAAAGAATTTATAAATGAAAAAAAACTGGATATAAGATATTTTCATACAGAAAATGGTGGAAAGCAGAGGGCATATAACTTTGGAGTTGAGAAAGCGGAAGGAGAGCTTTTTATATGTCTTGATTCTGATGATGAATATGTGGAAACTGGTCTTGAGACGATTTTAAAATATTGGGAAAAGTATGAAAAAAATGATGAAATTGCGGGAATGGGGTATTTATCAATATATCCTGACGGAAAAGTTATTGGAAGGGAATTTCCCAAAAAGGAAATGGTTTCAACACAGTTTGATATTTACAATAAACATGGAGTTAAAGGTGATAAAGGCCTTATGTTCCGTACAGAGATACTTAAAAAATATCCATTTCCAGTTTTTGAAGGGGAAAAGTTTACAACAGAAGCAGTTGTTTACAACAGAATCTGTCAGAAATATAAAATGCTCTATGTAAATGAAAAAATTGAAATAAAGGAGTATCAGGAAGACGGATTGACAGCAAAGTATAACAATTTATTGCTTAGAAATCCTAAAGGCCAGGCTCTTTACCATAATGAAATCAACTTGCAGCAACTGACTTTCAAACAGAAAATTTTAAATAATGCTGTTTATTACAAATTCTCTAAAGTTGCAGGATATGGATTTTCAAAAATTTATAAGGAATGTTACAATAAAATGGGATTAATAATTTCGCTTCCTGTAGGAATGTATATGTACTGGAAGGGGAAAAAAGATTTATAA
- a CDS encoding oligosaccharide flippase family protein, translating to MDNKNLLKGTMVYSLMNLVTKMGSFVFLPIITRLLTQEEFGIVGTLGPITSLFTVILGLGLYNAQMKKYVDLKDNEDEFGSYMFSSTMIIVVFNVLTYMFLFTPLAQKMFSYIVDLSKVSYYPLIIVSVLIATTNAFNNLATTLFRMKRMYMKVAIGSVVSLFTTYILAIYFIKSLKWGVFGNQFANLIALLIVFLFYFKDYFGKFKFRLNFNYVKYSLRNGLPLIFIELTDQVVNLSDRLVLAKFVSLATVGGYTLAFTGGRVLSVVTGSFVNSWTPEFYEAMKTDRTNPKITKSVENFIAIISFACVIAQLFAPEGIKLIFPASYHQAINYMALILAGIVVQALFCLDYFFHFHEDSIYIFYFTMFAMIFNLAGNIIFIPRYPEIGPIIAAWTTLLAFLFRAIMEMMIIRKKYKISFNYKKLFLYLVIVVNPVIFYLSNLNISWMKFGLKIVYLAIVTKLLVNRDVYNKIMNLVNGIKRKIIK from the coding sequence ATGGATAATAAAAATTTATTAAAAGGAACAATGGTTTATTCCCTGATGAATTTAGTGACAAAAATGGGGTCATTTGTATTTCTTCCAATAATAACAAGGCTTCTTACCCAGGAGGAGTTTGGTATTGTTGGGACATTGGGACCTATTACTTCACTATTTACAGTTATTTTGGGGCTTGGTCTTTATAATGCACAGATGAAGAAATATGTGGATCTGAAGGACAATGAAGATGAATTTGGAAGCTATATGTTTTCATCAACTATGATTATAGTTGTATTTAATGTACTGACATATATGTTTTTATTTACACCTTTGGCTCAAAAAATGTTTTCCTATATTGTTGATTTAAGTAAAGTAAGTTACTATCCGCTAATAATTGTGAGTGTACTGATTGCAACAACAAATGCTTTTAACAATCTTGCCACAACTCTGTTCAGAATGAAGAGAATGTATATGAAGGTGGCAATTGGAAGTGTAGTCAGCCTTTTTACAACTTATATTCTGGCAATTTACTTTATAAAATCTTTGAAGTGGGGAGTTTTTGGAAATCAGTTTGCAAATTTAATTGCATTGCTTATAGTGTTTCTATTCTATTTTAAGGATTATTTTGGGAAATTTAAGTTCAGGCTGAATTTCAATTATGTAAAATATTCCCTGCGTAATGGACTCCCATTAATTTTTATAGAACTTACGGATCAGGTTGTAAATTTAAGTGACAGACTTGTACTGGCTAAGTTTGTATCTCTTGCAACAGTTGGGGGATATACGCTGGCATTTACAGGGGGAAGAGTTCTTTCAGTTGTTACAGGTTCATTTGTAAACAGCTGGACACCTGAGTTTTATGAAGCAATGAAGACAGATAGGACAAACCCAAAAATAACGAAAAGTGTGGAAAACTTTATAGCAATTATTTCTTTTGCCTGTGTTATAGCACAGCTGTTTGCACCTGAAGGAATAAAACTCATATTTCCTGCAAGTTATCATCAGGCAATAAATTATATGGCATTAATTCTTGCGGGAATTGTAGTTCAGGCTCTATTCTGTCTGGATTATTTCTTCCATTTTCATGAAGACAGTATATATATTTTCTACTTTACAATGTTTGCAATGATATTCAATCTTGCAGGAAATATTATATTTATACCTAGATATCCGGAGATTGGACCAATTATAGCGGCATGGACAACATTACTTGCATTTTTATTCAGGGCAATAATGGAAATGATGATAATAAGAAAAAAATATAAAATATCCTTTAATTATAAGAAGCTTTTCTTATATTTGGTAATAGTTGTAAATCCTGTAATATTCTACCTTTCAAATTTGAATATTTCATGGATGAAATTTGGGTTGAAAATAGTTTATCTGGCAATAGTTACAAAATTACTTGTAAACAGGGATGTATATAATAAAATAATGAATCTGGTAAATGGAATAAAAAGAAAGATTATAAAATAG
- a CDS encoding SIS domain-containing protein encodes MDINCIQEAKKVFDIEISELEKVKNKLDDRFEKTVNLIYGLKNNKVVVTGIGKSGLIGKKIAATLASTGTSAIFVNAAEALHGDLGMISNGDVVIAISNSGNSDEILSILTPIKKIGGKIVALTGNEKSTLAKYAEIVINIGIEKEACPLGTAPMSSTTATLVMGDAIAAALMKMRNFTENDFAKYHPGGSLGKRLLLTVSDLMHMGDELPVVGENEEIENVLLLLTKKKMGAVCISENGRANSKLKGIITEGDIRRALQHKEKFFTYKAKDIMISSPISINRDSMALEALHLMENRKSQINVLPVVEDGNVVGIIRIHDLIGLK; translated from the coding sequence ATGGATATAAACTGCATTCAGGAAGCCAAAAAAGTTTTTGACATTGAAATAAGTGAACTTGAAAAGGTGAAAAATAAGTTAGATGACAGATTTGAGAAAACAGTAAATCTTATTTATGGTTTGAAAAATAATAAGGTTGTAGTTACTGGAATTGGAAAATCAGGACTTATAGGTAAAAAAATTGCCGCAACCCTGGCTTCTACAGGAACAAGTGCCATATTTGTAAATGCCGCCGAAGCATTGCATGGAGATTTGGGAATGATAAGTAACGGAGATGTGGTTATTGCAATTTCAAATAGTGGAAATTCTGATGAAATCTTAAGTATTCTGACTCCTATAAAAAAAATAGGTGGGAAAATAGTGGCACTTACAGGAAATGAAAAATCCACACTTGCAAAATATGCAGAAATAGTTATAAATATAGGGATTGAAAAGGAAGCATGTCCACTTGGAACAGCACCGATGAGTTCAACAACAGCAACTCTTGTAATGGGGGATGCTATTGCAGCTGCACTTATGAAAATGAGAAACTTTACTGAAAATGATTTTGCTAAATATCATCCAGGTGGAAGCCTTGGAAAGAGACTTCTTCTTACAGTTTCTGATTTGATGCATATGGGTGATGAACTGCCTGTTGTGGGAGAAAATGAGGAAATTGAAAATGTTCTGCTTCTTCTTACAAAGAAAAAAATGGGAGCAGTATGTATTTCAGAAAATGGAAGGGCAAATAGTAAATTGAAGGGAATTATTACTGAAGGAGATATAAGACGTGCGTTACAGCATAAGGAAAAATTCTTCACATATAAAGCCAAGGATATAATGATTTCTTCACCAATTTCTATTAATAGAGATTCAATGGCACTTGAAGCACTGCATCTTATGGAAAATAGAAAAAGTCAGATAAATGTTCTGCCAGTTGTAGAAGACGGAAATGTAGTTGGAATAATAAGAATTCATGACTTGATAGGTTTAAAATAG
- a CDS encoding mannose-1-phosphate guanylyltransferase, with protein MDKVVLIMAGGSGTRFWPLSTNERPKQFLDLVSEKTMIRETVDRVVKLVPAEKIFISTNIAYLDIIKKELPEIPEKNIIFEPMARDTAACIGYAALIIQKIHKDSIMAVLPSDHLIKKEKEFLESLNFAFEEAEKDVIVTLGIKPSYPETGYGYIEYFKNKKSKKQEEDNEECKIYKVKSFREKPNREIAEKYIEQGNYLWNSGMFVWKTEFILNEIKKYMDSHKEVLEKIEKMLENKDLNEFYGKALSDYVSGEFETFEKISIDFGVMEHTKSVLVIPVDISWNDVGSFKSLDEIFPKDKKGNVIRAEKYSEIDSEGNIIINKEKGKIIATIGIEDIVIVNTEDALLVCHKDKSQEIKKILNKIEKENK; from the coding sequence ATGGATAAAGTTGTATTAATAATGGCAGGTGGAAGCGGAACGAGATTCTGGCCTTTGTCAACAAATGAAAGACCAAAGCAGTTTCTGGATCTTGTTTCTGAAAAAACAATGATTAGGGAAACAGTAGACAGGGTTGTGAAATTGGTTCCTGCTGAAAAAATATTTATTTCAACGAATATAGCGTATCTTGATATTATAAAGAAGGAATTACCTGAAATACCTGAAAAAAATATAATTTTTGAGCCAATGGCAAGGGATACTGCCGCGTGTATAGGTTATGCTGCATTAATAATACAGAAAATACATAAAGACAGTATTATGGCGGTGCTACCGTCGGATCATCTTATAAAAAAGGAAAAAGAATTTCTGGAAAGTCTTAACTTTGCTTTTGAAGAAGCTGAAAAAGATGTTATTGTCACATTGGGAATTAAGCCTTCTTATCCGGAAACAGGATATGGTTATATTGAATATTTTAAAAATAAAAAATCAAAAAAACAAGAAGAAGATAACGAAGAATGTAAAATCTACAAAGTAAAAAGTTTCAGGGAAAAACCTAACAGGGAAATTGCAGAAAAGTATATAGAACAGGGAAATTATTTATGGAATAGTGGAATGTTCGTATGGAAAACAGAATTTATACTGAATGAAATAAAAAAATATATGGATTCCCATAAAGAAGTTCTTGAAAAAATAGAAAAAATGCTGGAAAATAAAGATTTAAATGAATTTTATGGAAAAGCATTGAGTGACTATGTCAGTGGAGAATTTGAAACATTTGAGAAAATATCTATAGATTTTGGAGTAATGGAACATACAAAGTCAGTTCTTGTAATACCTGTTGATATAAGCTGGAATGATGTGGGAAGTTTCAAATCCCTTGATGAAATATTTCCAAAGGATAAAAAGGGAAATGTTATAAGGGCAGAAAAATATTCAGAAATTGATTCAGAAGGAAATATAATAATAAACAAGGAAAAGGGAAAAATAATAGCAACAATAGGGATAGAAGATATTGTTATTGTAAATACGGAAGATGCACTGCTTGTATGTCATAAAGATAAAAGTCAGGAAATAAAAAAGATACTTAATAAAATTGAAAAAGAAAATAAATAA
- the alr gene encoding alanine racemase translates to MQQKKEKWYEMLIKLEIDTENIKRNLEKIKEINQNVICVLKDDAYGLGIESILPVLINEGCSYFATAYIGEALKIKNIVKRDFPDKVGKISVMVLNYIEENELKKAVKNGIEITIFNFEQLEKYVRVLKNEERIKVHIKFNTGMNRLGFDEKETEKLIEKIKVIPNIDIMSIYSHISDVGNEKETEKQIARYERIVSIFDKNEVKYGVKHIQASPLLFKYKGKYNYDFARVGMAIYGMEPLSEKTGLYPVVKLSSKIINIRKLSKGEKVSYGSHGILKENKTVGVIPVGYAHGLQKQIENSSAYVLVNGKKAKILGEVCMDMIIVDVTEIPEIKIGSEVVIVGKQGNEEITLLQMAEWAGTIQDDILTKWNKGIKRILV, encoded by the coding sequence TTGCAGCAGAAAAAAGAAAAGTGGTATGAAATGCTTATAAAACTTGAAATAGATACAGAAAATATTAAAAGAAATTTGGAAAAAATAAAAGAAATAAATCAAAATGTAATTTGTGTATTAAAGGATGATGCATATGGACTGGGAATAGAAAGTATATTGCCGGTACTGATAAATGAAGGATGCTCGTATTTTGCAACAGCATATATTGGAGAAGCCTTGAAAATTAAGAATATAGTTAAAAGGGATTTTCCTGACAAGGTGGGAAAAATTTCTGTCATGGTATTAAATTATATTGAAGAAAATGAACTGAAAAAAGCTGTAAAAAATGGAATTGAAATTACAATTTTTAATTTTGAACAGCTTGAAAAATATGTACGTGTTTTAAAAAATGAAGAAAGAATAAAAGTACATATAAAGTTTAATACAGGAATGAACAGGCTTGGATTTGATGAAAAAGAGACAGAAAAACTTATAGAAAAAATAAAAGTTATTCCAAATATTGATATAATGTCAATTTATTCCCATATTTCCGATGTTGGAAATGAAAAAGAGACAGAAAAGCAAATAGCCAGATATGAGAGAATAGTCTCGATTTTTGATAAAAATGAAGTAAAATATGGAGTTAAACACATTCAGGCCAGTCCTTTACTCTTTAAATACAAGGGAAAATATAATTATGATTTTGCAAGAGTAGGAATGGCAATATATGGAATGGAACCTTTAAGTGAAAAAACTGGACTTTATCCTGTAGTGAAGCTAAGTTCAAAGATAATAAATATAAGAAAATTATCTAAGGGAGAAAAGGTTTCTTATGGAAGTCACGGAATTTTAAAGGAAAATAAGACGGTGGGAGTAATTCCGGTAGGCTATGCCCATGGATTACAGAAACAGATTGAAAATAGCAGTGCATATGTACTTGTTAATGGAAAAAAAGCAAAAATACTGGGAGAAGTATGTATGGATATGATTATAGTTGATGTAACAGAAATTCCTGAGATTAAAATAGGTAGTGAAGTTGTTATTGTAGGAAAACAGGGAAATGAAGAAATTACTCTGTTACAAATGGCAGAATGGGCTGGAACAATACAGGATGACATACTTACAAAATGGAATAAAGGAATAAAAAGAATATTAGTTTAA
- a CDS encoding sodium:proton antiporter, translating to MLFSLTLIFLSGIVLGSIFNRLKLPQLLGMLLTGIILGPYLLNLLDPKILSISTDLRQIALIIILTRAGLNLDINDLKKVGRPAVLMCFVPATFEILGMIIFAPKFLGLGLLDSAILGTVIAAVSPAVVVPKMLKLMEDGYGTEEGIPQLIMAGASVDDVFVIVLFTSFIGLASNGTFSALNLIKIPTSIFFGISVGFLCAILLIYFFKKVHIRDSMKVIIILNISFLLVTFEHSLTGIIGFSGLLAIMSMGTGIQEKNSILAKRLSSKYSKLWIAAEVMLFVLVGATVNIKYALGASIPAILLIMTVIVFRMVGVFLCLLGTSLSYKERLFCMIAYCPKATVQAAIGSIPLSMGLSSGNIILTVAVLSILITAPLGAFAIDFSYKKLLNRKL from the coding sequence ATGTTATTTAGTCTTACACTTATTTTTCTTTCAGGTATTGTACTTGGTAGTATATTTAACCGCCTGAAATTACCCCAGCTACTTGGAATGTTACTTACAGGAATAATTTTAGGACCTTATCTCCTAAATCTTCTTGATCCGAAAATTTTATCAATATCAACTGATTTACGACAGATAGCTTTGATTATAATATTAACAAGAGCTGGTTTGAATCTCGATATAAATGATTTGAAAAAGGTTGGAAGACCTGCTGTCTTAATGTGTTTTGTACCTGCAACCTTTGAAATTCTGGGAATGATAATTTTTGCACCAAAATTTTTAGGGCTTGGCCTTCTGGATTCTGCAATACTTGGAACTGTTATCGCCGCTGTTTCTCCTGCCGTAGTTGTTCCTAAAATGTTAAAACTCATGGAAGATGGATATGGAACAGAGGAAGGGATTCCGCAGCTGATTATGGCTGGAGCTTCTGTTGATGATGTGTTTGTTATAGTTTTATTTACTTCTTTCATTGGCCTTGCTTCAAATGGTACATTTTCAGCGCTTAACCTTATAAAAATTCCTACTTCCATATTTTTTGGAATATCTGTAGGGTTCCTGTGTGCCATTTTACTGATTTATTTCTTTAAAAAAGTACATATAAGAGATAGTATGAAGGTAATTATTATTTTAAATATTTCCTTCCTGCTTGTAACTTTTGAACATTCTCTGACAGGCATAATTGGATTTTCAGGACTTCTTGCCATAATGAGTATGGGAACTGGTATTCAGGAGAAAAATAGCATACTTGCTAAAAGACTTTCTTCAAAATATTCAAAATTGTGGATTGCTGCAGAAGTTATGCTTTTTGTGCTTGTAGGTGCCACTGTAAATATAAAATATGCATTGGGAGCAAGTATTCCTGCTATTCTACTAATTATGACTGTTATAGTTTTCCGTATGGTTGGGGTATTTTTATGTCTTCTTGGAACATCGCTTTCATATAAAGAACGGTTATTCTGTATGATTGCCTATTGCCCAAAAGCCACTGTTCAGGCGGCTATCGGCTCCATACCTTTATCAATGGGACTTTCTTCAGGAAATATAATTCTTACAGTTGCAGTGCTTTCCATACTTATAACTGCTCCCCTAGGAGCTTTTGCAATTGATTTCAGTTATAAGAAATTGTTAAATAGAAAATTATAG
- a CDS encoding NAD(P)H-dependent oxidoreductase, whose product MKIGIINGSPRGKKSNSEILIKYLCSLLEEHQINKYYLFSSKIDSEIKSEIHNADALIFAFPLYIDSIPSSLLDILLKFEEEKIVNSKTKIYCIANNGFFEGKQNQLAILQMKNWCEKIGAEWGQGAGIGAGEILSYLEKVPLGKGPLKNLGKVLNLFSGNIKTLKSDSEIYINPNWSRMLYWIQGSVAWIIKSRKNGLKIRDLFRKI is encoded by the coding sequence ATGAAAATTGGAATAATAAATGGAAGTCCAAGAGGAAAAAAAAGTAACTCTGAAATATTGATAAAATACTTATGTTCTTTACTTGAGGAGCATCAAATTAACAAATATTATTTATTTTCCAGTAAAATAGACAGTGAAATAAAGTCTGAAATTCATAATGCAGATGCATTGATATTCGCTTTTCCTCTGTATATTGACAGTATCCCATCTTCTCTTTTAGATATTCTTTTAAAATTTGAAGAAGAAAAAATAGTAAATTCAAAAACAAAGATTTACTGTATTGCAAATAATGGATTTTTTGAAGGAAAGCAGAATCAGCTGGCAATCCTACAGATGAAAAACTGGTGTGAAAAAATTGGTGCAGAATGGGGACAGGGTGCTGGTATAGGAGCAGGAGAAATACTGTCGTATCTGGAAAAAGTTCCATTAGGAAAAGGTCCGTTAAAAAATCTTGGAAAAGTATTAAATCTATTTTCTGGTAATATAAAGACATTAAAAAGTGATAGTGAAATTTATATAAATCCTAACTGGTCAAGAATGTTATATTGGATACAGGGATCAGTAGCGTGGATAATAAAATCCAGAAAAAATGGACTTAAAATAAGGGATTTATTTAGAAAAATATAA
- a CDS encoding flavodoxin family protein, with amino-acid sequence MQLIIHDMNREEFQRIYKKLENEAIRKVIGKRKEKNENWIENNEEEVKIISDENKIKNCTGCFCCWIKNPGRCILKDGYENLAELYSKAEKITIISKCCYGTYSPFVKNVLDRSIPYLLPFFKLKNNEMHHTIRYKKKLLLEVYFYGKDLTELEKNTAEKTVKANCINLNVKKFNVSFLENIL; translated from the coding sequence ATACAACTTATTATACATGATATGAATAGGGAAGAATTTCAAAGAATATATAAAAAATTAGAAAATGAAGCAATAAGGAAAGTTATTGGAAAAAGAAAGGAAAAAAATGAAAATTGGATTGAAAATAATGAAGAAGAAGTAAAAATCATATCTGATGAGAATAAAATAAAAAATTGTACGGGATGTTTCTGCTGCTGGATAAAAAATCCTGGTAGATGTATATTGAAAGATGGATATGAGAATCTAGCTGAACTTTATTCAAAAGCTGAAAAGATAACAATTATAAGTAAATGCTGCTATGGGACATACAGTCCTTTTGTAAAAAATGTATTAGACAGAAGTATACCTTATCTTCTTCCATTTTTTAAATTGAAAAACAATGAAATGCATCATACAATTAGATATAAAAAGAAATTGCTGCTGGAAGTATATTTTTATGGGAAGGATTTAACGGAACTGGAAAAAAATACAGCTGAAAAAACAGTGAAAGCTAATTGTATTAATTTGAATGTAAAAAAATTTAATGTAAGTTTTTTGGAAAATATCCTTTAA
- a CDS encoding TetR/AcrR family transcriptional regulator, with translation MKEYEKGYHHGNLRKELIEKGIKMINDTGEEKLSLRKLAVECGVSNAAPYTHFKNKDELLKAMSEYILEILTSKLEKICSKYKDNIELLAMLGKCYVMFFYENPEYYHFIFSRKDMEVDLSLKMPKSDLNMPMNILKREAIREFTKIEMPEEVIQDKIIAMWALVQGLTSIVIMPNVNYAQQWDEKIEEIIKSSFITCY, from the coding sequence ATGAAAGAATATGAAAAAGGCTATCATCATGGAAATTTAAGGAAAGAACTTATTGAAAAAGGAATAAAGATGATAAATGACACAGGTGAAGAAAAACTTTCGCTAAGAAAATTGGCGGTAGAATGTGGTGTCAGTAATGCTGCTCCATATACGCACTTTAAGAATAAGGATGAACTCCTTAAAGCAATGAGTGAATATATATTGGAAATTCTGACATCTAAACTAGAAAAAATATGCAGTAAGTATAAAGATAATATTGAACTCCTTGCCATGTTAGGAAAATGTTATGTTATGTTTTTTTATGAGAATCCTGAATATTATCATTTTATATTTTCAAGAAAAGATATGGAAGTTGACCTTTCACTGAAAATGCCAAAAAGTGATTTAAACATGCCAATGAACATATTAAAAAGGGAAGCTATACGAGAATTTACTAAAATAGAAATGCCTGAAGAAGTGATACAGGATAAAATTATTGCAATGTGGGCATTGGTACAGGGGCTGACATCAATTGTAATAATGCCAAATGTTAATTATGCCCAGCAATGGGATGAAAAAATAGAAGAAATAATAAAATCAAGTTTTATAACATGTTATTAA
- a CDS encoding molybdopterin-binding protein, protein MKAEIICIGTELLVGDIVNTNSQYISKKLTDIGIDLYYQTTVGDNFDRVKECLEIAFKRADLVITTGGLGPTIDDITKEVVADYFNEELEVVQKYYDEVVERYSNRGFDIAKGAKKEASILKNSELLENEVGLAPGFFYEKENKKIIVLPGPPNEMTWMMDNQAVPLLKKYSDSVLLMKTLEIRGIPEGKIDEELEKYFRMSNPTVAPYAKEKCVHVRVAMKGLREDSENIEREIDKIVEEIRGIYPNAVMI, encoded by the coding sequence ATGAAGGCAGAGATTATATGTATTGGAACTGAACTGCTAGTGGGAGATATAGTAAATACAAATTCACAGTATATATCAAAAAAATTGACAGATATTGGGATTGATTTATATTACCAGACAACAGTGGGAGATAATTTTGACAGGGTAAAGGAATGTCTTGAAATAGCCTTTAAAAGAGCTGATTTAGTAATAACAACAGGAGGGCTGGGACCCACTATTGATGATATAACAAAGGAAGTTGTGGCTGATTACTTTAATGAAGAACTTGAAGTTGTTCAAAAATATTACGATGAAGTAGTAGAAAGATACAGTAACAGAGGATTTGATATAGCTAAAGGAGCAAAGAAGGAAGCTTCTATACTAAAAAATTCTGAATTGCTGGAAAATGAAGTTGGACTTGCTCCAGGATTTTTTTATGAAAAGGAAAATAAGAAAATAATTGTGTTACCAGGTCCACCTAATGAAATGACATGGATGATGGACAATCAGGCTGTACCTTTACTGAAAAAATATTCAGACAGTGTACTGTTAATGAAAACTCTTGAAATAAGAGGAATTCCTGAAGGAAAAATTGATGAAGAGCTGGAAAAATATTTTAGAATGTCTAATCCTACAGTAGCACCTTATGCAAAGGAAAAATGTGTGCATGTGAGGGTTGCCATGAAGGGGCTTAGAGAGGACAGTGAAAATATTGAAAGAGAAATAGATAAAATAGTGGAGGAAATTAGGGGAATTTATCCTAATGCTGTTATGATATAG
- the rplT gene encoding 50S ribosomal protein L20, with product MPRVKTGIVRRKRHKKVLKEAKGYRGAIKTNYKKANEAVKKAMAYATEHRKHKKRKMRELWIIRINAAARLNGLSYSRFMNGLKKAGIELDRKVLADIALNNPAEFAKLVEKIK from the coding sequence ATGCCAAGAGTAAAAACAGGAATAGTTAGAAGAAAAAGACATAAAAAAGTATTAAAGGAAGCAAAAGGTTATAGAGGAGCCATAAAAACAAATTATAAAAAGGCAAATGAAGCTGTTAAAAAAGCAATGGCTTACGCAACAGAGCATAGAAAACATAAGAAAAGAAAAATGAGAGAACTGTGGATAATAAGAATAAATGCCGCAGCAAGATTAAATGGACTTTCTTATTCAAGATTCATGAACGGATTGAAAAAAGCTGGAATTGAGTTAGATAGAAAAGTATTAGCTGATATAGCTTTAAACAATCCTGCAGAATTTGCAAAATTAGTTGAAAAAATAAAATAG
- the rpmI gene encoding 50S ribosomal protein L35: MPKMKTHRGTKKRVKVTGSGKLVIKHSGKSHILTKKSNKRKKRLGQDAIVPKGAERRIKKVLAGQAGR, from the coding sequence ATGCCAAAAATGAAAACACACAGAGGGACAAAAAAGAGAGTTAAAGTAACAGGAAGTGGAAAACTTGTTATTAAACATTCAGGAAAAAGTCACATTTTGACTAAAAAATCAAATAAAAGAAAGAAAAGATTAGGACAAGACGCAATCGTACCAAAAGGAGCAGAAAGAAGAATTAAAAAAGTGCTAGCAGGACAGGCAGGAAGATAG